Sequence from the Zeugodacus cucurbitae isolate PBARC_wt_2022May chromosome 5, idZeuCucr1.2, whole genome shotgun sequence genome:
gtatgtatgtatttcagctcgtaactatttttttatatttttgttgttgctgctgcttttacCATATCGTTTTAGTTCTAACTCTgcttttatgtgtgtatgtatgtttgtttttgtattttatttcattctgcttgccaacaaattatttattttttatataatttatttattttatttttttgaatttattttttttttttcatttgcttgtaaagtCATTAGCCGCCTATTAGAAAACATCtacaaattgttaaaattaatttaattttctgttgttgttgttgttgttatattttttcacatttatttcattattttgtgtgtgtttgcattgcattttcatgCAGTTTGGCTTCTTGTTTGATTGAGTGGTTCAATAGAGTCGcaaagttgttttttgtttttggtttttttgcttttaatatttaatttacaaattacaCAAGtgtctattttttgtttttgttatgttgCAGTTAGTTTTACACTTCATTGTTctatattgatttatatttatttttgtttttgccttttctTTTGTTAAGTTAATGGATTTGCTTTGGAAGTTCATTCTTATTCAAATATGTTATATTACAAAATACTTAAATAGTTTAGTTTTgacttattttttgttgttattataatttttttttattgatgaatgcaaacttcaaaatttttttatttttttttttttgtgttatgtgtctgcttgttgttgttttagtgttTTTAATCACGTTTTAATTACATATGAACAATTTACAGTATGgccttaagaaaaataaatttattcgttGTAATTACATTTGATCTAATATCATATTCGaaactttttgttttccaaattttcttcaaaaatgcaCGATGTTGAATTGTTGATGCGAATTTCGGGTTACAAAAGTGGGTGAAAAGGcgaaaaactttaaaactgtaattcaaaacattaaaaagtaaaaataaaacgaacacaaaaatttaaaataaaaaaataaaaaaataaaaaataaaaattaaaaaaaaaaaataaaaaataataataaaaaaaaaataaaaagtaataataaaaataaaaattaaaaaaaaaaataaaaaataataaaaaaaataaaaataaaaaataataataataaataaccaaaaaaaaaaaataaaaattaaaaataaaataataaaaattaaaaataaaataataaaaattaaaaataaaataataaaaattaaaaataaaataataaaaattaaaaataaaataattaaaattaaaaaagcggAAAAACTTAAAAGCcaaaattcaaaacaataaaaagtaaaaaaaaacaaaaaagtaatattaaaaaaaaaaataaaaattaagataattaaaataaaataaataaaaataaaaacaaacaaaaataaaaatattaaaaaaatagctgACAGAAAATATACAgcgctgaaataaaaaaaattaattattcaaaaattaaaaaaaattgctaaattaaaattaaattgaatttaaaccataaaaaatattttcagaaattttcatatatgtaaaagcagaaatttaatattgaatacaaCAGAACagtattcaaacatttttttctgcttttatttttcatatttttatttttataatttttttgttgttgttttaatattgGCAGACGTGTACAACTGGGCAACAGAAATAATATAACTGCATTGAGAAATGCAATTATTCTGCTGCCGCTGGTCATTGCCGGTTTATGTTCAGAAGTACTAaattctgtttctgtttacaagTACTGcatgctgtttctgtttacaagTACTGGACACCGTTTCTGTTtccaatttgttttataaacacAATTGTCACTTTGCTTGGAATATAAAGCaagaaatatacattttcaaatgtaaacaaatattttaatataattaaaaaaaaaatatgaaatacatacCTTTTCAATATCATCAAAGTAATAATGCTAAACTTACATAAACAGAAATcgtaaaattataaactttctaaacaaaaatctaaCAACAAAACAGCTGTGCGTTAAAATGGTTGAATGTataatgttgcatacttttaggcgtcaaCTATTTCAGTATGACGTTGATTTTGAATTTCCGGCATTTCTACAACGGAAGCAAAGTAAATGTGTTGCACAGCTTTAGCTaaaattttggcaatttttttttagtataaataaaaatttaatttttttcatttagtttgtttttgtttttctgcatGTTTGTAATTTATATACTCTTTACTAGAGCGTTTTTTAAAGGTTTCATAATTTCGCAGTAGTTAAAATTTctggttttacttttttctgcTTCTGCTCCTCTTTTTAACATAATTTCTATTTTGCTCGCTTTGCTGCGCACTTTATTTTTCACATTACTGTACTAAAGTGTAATTTCAAAATGACTTCAACATTAcaggcatatatttatatacatacatatgtgtaaatatttatatgtgtatttactttagtaatttttattaattttttgctttgctttgcttcattcatacatacacacattacaTACGCAGTTgcctaaaatgtaaattttattgtaatttttattaattttactgtgtatttgtatatagtttttgtttttttttttcattttctttaattagCGTAAATCCTATGAATGTTAATGTATTTGtttgtggttgtgtgtgtgaatatatatatatgaatgtgtatgcGAAATGTTGTTGTGAAGAATTTTATgttgtaggcgtggttgtgtgtTGGAGTGTGAAGTTTGTTGCtgcaatgtttttgttgttgttgtttattttttattattttcagcgTTGccatatatttccatataatttaatttaaatttacgtTCTTTTCATTGTATATAcgtagttttattttaatttaattcgacatgctatatttttttcaattatatttatatttaaatattaattaataataactattttttacttttaagttataaatttcaatgtaataatattgttatatttaatatttatgtttttttttttgtttttcattaattgtaattaaatttattttatccaATCCTTTCAATCTGCCTCATCACCACATTCAACTCACTTGTTTtaagaattaattaatatttagtataataataatagtaaaatactcaacaaatatttgatttcagttttattttccacgctcatttcttattattatttatttttttattataatttttttgaataactgTACGTTTATAACCGTTGCgtggaatttttttaatgtaaatattttttatttctattttttttttgatacaaCACAAGCGCTTAACTAtaactatttgtttttgctgctgtttATTGTGTTATTTTGCATGAGGGTTGCGCattgaaatataagaaatttgttgaaaataataatttgaaagtaaacatcaaaaaatataaaagaaaataaaataaaaacaagtaaaaaaataaataaatataaatattaataaaaaatttaatatacaaaaaaatatataaaataaatttaaaaaaaataataatttaataaacatgTAGAaactagaataaaaaaataaaatcaaaagtacaaaaataaaaaaaaatattaaaaaattaaaaaaaaatattaaaaaattaaaacaaaaaatattaaaaaattaaaaaaaaaagattaaaaaaataaaaacaaaataaatatcaattaaataaaaaaatatataaataagaaataaaataaaatcgaaagggtaaaattaaaaaataataattaaaacaaaaaaataattaaaatatatataaatataaaaaaaattataaataataaaataaaaaaagattattCTACAcatgtaaaaatgtataataaataaaatgaaaaatattgcaaaaattttttgaaaaaaaaaattatacagagtatttaaaaaaaaattacttgaaaaatataaatgtaaaaaaataaattataatgaataaaataaaataagattattataaatatgtaaaaaatgtataataaataaaatgaaaaatatttccaaaataattttaaaataaaagagttatacCGAATATTTGtagtaataaaaatagaagcttaaaaaaaaatgtaaagtgcttttcatagaaatttttatataaaaatcctaCAATTATAAATCACAATaatatatagttgaacttctataactcgaaattctacATACACAACTCGAATTCTTGAATTGGCAGTAGAAGCCaaacttcatacaaatttccgtacataactcgaaatctctctaactcgaagttttttttgtgaattatggtgattcgaattagCGAAATTcaaatgtatgcaaaaaaaaaatcaactcgaaaaatatttcatacaaatcctGCGCAATTTAACTCCTCAAAATGCGCAACGCTCAACGCAGCCAACAACGCAAATATCACACCAACAAAAACCACCACCGCCGAACTTAACCATTTAAGGAAAACGAAGAATATTCagtcaaaagcaaataaatatgtaattcaaAGCAACTTGTTCAGCTAAGAATTCgctaaaatacaaatacatatacatatgtacatatatacaaagcgCCTTGTTAAGCTTTTCGTgtgttttttcagtttttttttttcttgtttttcagcAAATCGACAGGAAGAAAGAAGCACATGTTGTACGCCGCACACACAATGCGCGCTAATACtatgcaacaactacaataaaaacaaaaaatgtagtcCTATACGAAACCGGTTCTTCTTTTGCTACATTAATGTTAAAGAGAAATTGCGCGTCGCTATTAACTGGTTTTGgtttttacacaaatttgtttGCCTTGCGGCAGGGAAAGAAAATCGCgcgtacaaaaataaaatttgcaaaaaaaaaatgcaaaaaaaaattgcatggcaacaacaacatataatacTAAAATCGTTAGCACTAGCACGCACTGCTCCCCACGGTGTAGCGCGTGAGATTTCGCAAATCTTAAACCAAATAACCTATATCTTTCTTTTCCATTCGCTTGTACGCAGCACATCGCACATACAGTTGATTGAAGTTGGTAGCGTTGTATACGTTTTATGCTTCTTGGCATCTCTTGAACATGTTcttgttgttaatgttgttgtagttgttgttgttgtagtaatgcTTATggtttagtgttgttgttgttacgcttGCATGTTGTTAAAGTttgttttttgagattttttgttaattttgtttttgttttaattacacatacatataagtttaTGTTATTatagcttttatttttattgtattttattttatttttatttttctcttttctgcTACGCTTtctttattacatacatacttgcatacttatatagtttttttaacgtctgcttgtttgtttgttttattcacttgtttattgtaataaactattattagtagtaataataatataataataatattaataataataataataataataactaaaactataaatattcttgttttttgtttttttattttttactttaaataataGTTTAGGTTTAGGTTTaggttttgtttttgatttttgttttcaaaatttccatcgttttttgttttatatcaatattttgctttattataattgtgtatttttaattttcattttttttcacttatgcATTCCTCCTTTCATTTATTGTGTGTTTCTTTCATAGCGTAAACTCTATATTGTTGTTGAGTTTATGCTGTACTCTCTCTATTCATCAATAGTtaattgttaataattaattaataataatataatataataataataataataataataaaatgtggtTTGCGGCCACTAGCTCAGCACCAAACACTGAGACTCGCCGCATACCAAACCACACATCCCCTCTCCTCCTACACACTGGCTATATTAGCCATATTTATCATATCTAGagcattcgttttttttttcatgcgcTTCGCAACGCTTTCACAAATTCTACATTTTAACttataattaattgcatttcTCTTCTCACTTTTTCACGATATTTGCAATTATCgctttatacttttttgtttttttcatttagtttttctgtttttgttttttacgccGCTCACATTCGCTCGCTTTtcctatatgtatacatatatatatatatatctcattACAATCATCTTATGCTTATGtagatttctatatatttatttatatatatatatatatatatatataatgtttaaTGTAGTATGTGTGTTAATGCTAAATAGAAATAATCCTAAGTTTGCGTGCGCGATtactaaatgtttttttttgtttttgttgttgttaatattattttgttactgctgctattgctgctgctgacgcgttttctatttattttaattttaatttttattttttatttttgtattttatgcttatgcttgtttgtttgtgtgtgtgtgtgttttttatttttaattctgatttttttctctctatTATCTTCTCTTTCTTCAACGTATTCGCACCGTTTCTCAacaatatacaatttttgtttggAATTCATGCATTCCATAGCTTCTTAACCTAGTCATTACCGCAAATGCTACTGATAACTGCTATTACGTTTGTTATACTTGAATTTCTATGATTTGATTTCAACTTGCTTCGCTTGTGCACTTCTTCattatcaatattatttaattatagtgTCACATCATTTACGCTTGCAAAATTTACTCCATGCTTACAGCGTAGTAGTGTGTCGTAAACGCGTTTACGTAACGTAACTAAGTAgaggaaaacattttttaacttttcgaaattacgaaaattgtcagagtgaaaatgaaaatcgtaCATTTTCGGTGTGAAATATAAACCAACGTAAGTAgttacatacaaattaatacCGACAACACACCACCGCCACAACGCGCGCGCCTAAGCTTTAAATCAAgcaaaaatcgaatttgaacTGTTTAATCATTAGAGTTAATATTACTGTACAATGTGTTTTGCAacttatttataagaaaaaaaaacaaaaaggaaactTAATAagctattttaaaacaaaaatgcgTACCGTTTGGCATTTCAAAGGCATTTCAAGGCTTTTATATAAACGTTTCTATATAAAATAGCACAACAAAATTGGAAATTAAACGCAAGTAAACatgcattttttttcaaatagcaTTCAAGCAATCAatgaatcaatatttttttaacgaacCGTCTGCAAGCCAATGTAACGTATTCTTTTACGTAACAAACGTGTATTCACTTTCAATTTGTGTTGTGCGACACCACATAGcggtaatttttcgaaattacaaaaattcaacAACACTAAATTCGGTGAGTGCACACAGTTTTGagtacgaaaataaaaattaaatttaactaaaaattaaaaactcgcCACCAAAACATTTACCGTTTTTAGCGTTGCAAACTTAAGCGCATTTCAAGCGTACCGCACGCACTGCTGCCGATCGATTATTTGCATTTGACCAAATTCAAGTATATTTAtcacattttctattttcttaatttttttcgaaataattttgataccttttttctttttacaacaagaattttttgcatattttcagtaAGCGTTTACAGCCAGCAACACACTTAGCGCGCATAAACAACGCTTGCCGCCATCGAGCATCATTGATTtcatttgcattgttttttttgtttttgttgttgttcgcttgTATTGTAGCTTTACAAGTCTGGTTTGCGGCAGTGTTGATGCTGATGCTGATGATGCCTGTTGGGCGACATTGACGATTTCAGTTGACGACTAATTGCGCTAATGCTGTTACAGCGTCCGCGTCCGCCATGCTGTGCCACCATGCTACGTCCACTGCCAGCTGCAGCAACACATTGTCGTCGCCGTTTCAAATGCCGCTGTGGCGGCTGTGTGGCCaagttgctgttgctattgtaatGCTCTGtagcaattgttgttattgctgtgttATTTGCATTTGCTGCTGCTTCGTTTTTACGCTGCGTATACACGCATATTTGCGTATTCTCCAAGACTGTTGGCTCGAGGGATCCATTTAGCTCGCCAGACGTTAACATTTTTATGCTATTATTACTTTGATTGCAATTActattgttgtaattattgtgATGGTGATGATTttggttgttattgtagttactgttgttgttgttcttattgttgttgctaccatTGTAGTTAAAATGATATTTACGGCTTTTGCTACtacaataattgttgttgttgctgctattgttgttgttattgttgttggtactactaatattgttgttgttgttgttgttgttgctattattattgttattgttgttgttattattattattactcgcGATCAGCATCAGCAATTAGGAATTTGAGTTTCGTTTCGTCTGCAGCTAGGATGAGCTCGACTGATTCAAATTACCGAACATACCCGCCGAAAACGATGTCTGTCCAGCGGAATTCGCTTGTGCCGTGGTcgattgctgttgctgctgctgttgttgctgttgctgttgttgctgctgctgttgctgttgttgcgttaACTGCGATTGACCACGCCCATGCTTAGGTATGGGTGGCTGTATGTACTCATGTCGCGCCAAAGCAAACACATCCATACGATCCTCTTTGCGATAGGCCAAGCAACCGCGTATGAAACTCTGcagtgaacaaaaaataaataaaaaatattaataaatgctaAAATTGTTTAAGGAAGAGGAGAAAAACatgcgcttgttgttgctgcaaacaTACCTTGGCTTCATTGGAGACAGTTGGTTTATTAGAGAATTGTACCTCTGTGGCTTTGAGTATGGTGTTCTCCTCGAGTATGGTGGCTTGCGACTGATTGTGTCCGAAAGGTTTCTTGCCATAGAGACATTGATAGAAAATGACACCAACACTCCAAACATCGACTTTCGATGAGATTTTCGGCGGATTCttgccaacaacaaaacattcaGGCGGCAGATACCTATGGAGAAGAacaattgttttcaaaaattaatatgatgtatatatgatatattatttttcaaatttatataagtAATGTAACATTATCACCTTTCAACAGCAATATCTAAGTATTGTTTGCGAAAATTTTGTTCACATCTCCCTGCCGAAATGCTCTAACAACTACTGTTAATCACTTCACAAACTAAAAGGGTGTGTCTGTTGCCCCACACATACTCACCAATAGGTTCCCGCGCCTTGCGATGTCAAATCCATGCCATGATCTGGATTGTAATTCTCATCATCCATCACTTTAGACAAACCAAAATCGGTGATTTTAATCTCACCACACACATTGCCCTCAGTCAATAGTATGTTGCCTGGTTTCAGGTCATAGTGTATAACTGGTGGTTTAATCtcattcaaatatttcaaagccGAAACAACCTGCAATATTGCCAAATACAGAATTAGAAGAGAACACTTGTAACGGTAATTTTAGCATCAACATACCTGCATAATAATCGAACGCGCCTCACGTTCGGGTATAGTTTTATGCTGTTTTAGATAGAAATCTAAATCATGACCATCACAATATTCGAGTACGGTGCAAAACGAATTGGCGTCTATCTCGAACACATCGTAGAGCTTGACCACACGTGGATGGTCCAAAGCCTTGTGTATATTGTATTCTCGCAAGGCGTGTCTAAAATAGAAGAGTGGAAAGTTAATAAAGTtgcaaattagtttttattgtgTCTCAAACATACTTGATGTAGTTGGCCTTCTTGTCTTCCTTCCAATCCTTATTTAGTTGATGCACTTTACACGCTACATAACGTTGCTCCTTCAAGTCAAATGCTTTGTGCACTTCGGAAAAGCCACCTTTGCCGAGCAGCATAAGCAACAAATACCGATTATTTAGCACTGGATGGTTGTTGAAGCGCGACTAAAAATGgagaatatgaaattttaataatatgaatttgacaaaaataaatgttagaaGAAAGTACATCGTGACCATTAACTcacgaaacaacaaaaatatagcgGTGTCTTACCTGATCTTCATTCAATATCCGCTTCAGTTCGCGTATATGCAGATTACGCTCACGCTCTAATTTCTCCATCTCCAGCTGCAGATCGGCATCCTCTTTCTTGAGCGCATTCTGCCGCAGCTTCAAGATCTCATCGTACTCGTAGTACTCTTGCGCTGTGTATGCCCCAGAGACAGGGTCGGGTTTAAGGAACGTTGCATCACCGCCACCGCTGTTATCGCCGCGGCCTGTACCACTGCTGCCGCCGCCACCTCTATCGGAGAGACGATCGCCGACACCACTGCTACCGCCCACACCGCTGCCGCCGCCATTGTGCAGCAGTTGCGTTTGGCCGGCCTGTGTGGAATTGGAACGTGAAAGACCGCGACCACTGCCGCCACCAGCACCACCACCGCCAGCAGTCGAGCCGATACCACTGTCACCGCCACCCGTCAAACGATCACAACCCGCAATGTTGGTCGAATCATTCGAATTCGAATTCTGTTGCTGGCTATTGTTGCTATTGGCGTTGCGTTTTCGTCCCGATTCCGCTGGTCGCTTTTTCATCAGCTGCTTCTTTTGACGGTCGATCTCTTCGCGTTCGGCTGATATCTCCTCCTGCCGTCGTGTGAGCTCGTGAAAAGCATAGCCATCGGTCCAATTTTCCTGGAATGTGGCGCCAACGCGCTGCGTCACAAATTGTCCCAGACGCAGACGATTTTGCATGCACTTCTGTCGCGCTTCCTTCTTTTCGATGCTGCTCTTCTCTTTAAGCAATTTCTTCACCACGTCAATGCACTTGGCGATTTGCGACTTGTGCTGGTCGATCAGCTTCTGATGAGCAATTATCTGGCATTTCTGCTCATCGGACAGTCTTGTCATCTCGTCGAGC
This genomic interval carries:
- the Tlk2_0 gene encoding serine/threonine-protein kinase tousled-like 1-B isoform X6, with product MQIMSAGAQLQMAPQTTSSLSHHHQTQQQHHFTTAHHNPQQQQQQQQQQILTQQQQITPTPQQLQQLQQQHITHHTAQQQQQTQAQQQQTQTLHTIPNHHHLHQQQSQIPQQHPHNQQLPHQQQLLPQTHSTLAPPLQQQQSAALQHTHSGGHSSNPDSNMSTGSSHSEKDVADMLGSAGIPNQIGILSNNGAPGAMMSSSGIGQDVAGMMGGGAGVSSNQQQQQVQHNNMVGRLDKPARTPTERKRKRKFPHTEDSGGGGGAGSGTGSGGNGGNNAGNATIVGAHKASKSTNMIGTGQTLNKANLSLNIGTTADRCNLAGGKNARLLQHGMDSKKINEYFNKHSVASSGATNSPMRQHTGGSKSPSAGGGPQQQAPQQQVQNTGNAGGGTSTGAYGMYPPSPQQLNTGGVQTPTSQAPPEFHYHSSVAVNNATKQQRVAQPQTSNAMVPPQSAIVGVLANSMGGLGAGVGVGGPPPPPMGPAPQQLIPATSVATSAQQTLTSGVTSQQLAAVQLNSLQHAGIIPGAMGGMQPPLQPVPASTITKGTQTELSFLEIKERDTEIESSKSKLDEMTRLSDEQKCQIIAHQKLIDQHKSQIAKCIDVVKKLLKEKSSIEKKEARQKCMQNRLRLGQFVTQRVGATFQENWTDGYAFHELTRRQEEISAEREEIDRQKKQLMKKRPAESGRKRNANSNNSQQQNSNSNDSTNIAGCDRLTGGGDSGIGSTAGGGGAGGGSGRGLSRSNSTQAGQTQLLHNGGGSGVGGSSGVGDRLSDRGGGGSSGTGRGDNSGGGDATFLKPDPVSGAYTAQEYYEYDEILKLRQNALKKEDADLQLEMEKLERERNLHIRELKRILNEDQSRFNNHPVLNNRYLLLMLLGKGGFSEVHKAFDLKEQRYVACKVHQLNKDWKEDKKANYIKHALREYNIHKALDHPRVVKLYDVFEIDANSFCTVLEYCDGHDLDFYLKQHKTIPEREARSIIMQVVSALKYLNEIKPPVIHYDLKPGNILLTEGNVCGEIKITDFGLSKVMDDENYNPDHGMDLTSQGAGTYWYLPPECFVVGKNPPKISSKVDVWSVGVIFYQCLYGKKPFGHNQSQATILEENTILKATEVQFSNKPTVSNEAKSFIRGCLAYRKEDRMDVFALARHEYIQPPIPKHGRGQSQLTQQQQQQQQQQQQQQQQQQQQSTTAQANSAGQTSFSAGMFGNLNQSSSS
- the Tlk2_0 gene encoding serine/threonine-protein kinase tousled-like 1-B isoform X4 gives rise to the protein MRHLKKMSAGAQLQMAPQTTSSLSHHHQTQQQHHFTTAHHNPQQQQQQQQQQILTQQQQITPTPQQLQQLQQQHITHHTAQQQQQTQAQQQQTQTLHTIPNHHHLHQQQSQIPQQHPHNQQLPHQQQLLPQTHSTLAPPLQQQQSAALQHTHSGGHSSNPDSNMSTGSSHSEKDVADMLGSAGIPNQIGILSNNGAPGAMMSSSGIGQDVAGMMGGGAGVSSNQQQQQVQHNNMVGRLDKPARTPTERKRKRKFPHTEDSGGGGGAGSGTGSGGNGGNNAGNATIVGAHKASKSTNMIGTGQTLNKANLSLNIGTTADRCNLAGGKNARLLQHGMDSKKINEYFNKHSVASSGATNSPMRQHTGGSKSPSAGGGPQQQAPQQQVQNTGNAGGGTSTGAYGMYPPSPQQLNTGGVQTPTSQAPPEFHYHSSVAVNNATKQQRVAQPQTSNAMVPPQSAIVGVLANSMGGLGAGVGVGGPPPPPMGPAPQQLIPATSVATSAQQTLTSGVTSQQLAAVQLNSLQHAGIIPGAMGGMQPPLQPVPASTITKGTQTELSFLEIKERDTEIESSKSKLDEMTRLSDEQKCQIIAHQKLIDQHKSQIAKCIDVVKKLLKEKSSIEKKEARQKCMQNRLRLGQFVTQRVGATFQENWTDGYAFHELTRRQEEISAEREEIDRQKKQLMKKRPAESGRKRNANSNNSQQQNSNSNDSTNIAGCDRLTGGGDSGIGSTAGGGGAGGGSGRGLSRSNSTQAGQTQLLHNGGGSGVGGSSGVGDRLSDRGGGGSSGTGRGDNSGGGDATFLKPDPVSGAYTAQEYYEYDEILKLRQNALKKEDADLQLEMEKLERERNLHIRELKRILNEDQSRFNNHPVLNNRYLLLMLLGKGGFSEVHKAFDLKEQRYVACKVHQLNKDWKEDKKANYIKHALREYNIHKALDHPRVVKLYDVFEIDANSFCTVLEYCDGHDLDFYLKQHKTIPEREARSIIMQVVSALKYLNEIKPPVIHYDLKPGNILLTEGNVCGEIKITDFGLSKVMDDENYNPDHGMDLTSQGAGTYWYLPPECFVVGKNPPKISSKVDVWSVGVIFYQCLYGKKPFGHNQSQATILEENTILKATEVQFSNKPTVSNEAKSFIRGCLAYRKEDRMDVFALARHEYIQPPIPKHGRGQSQLTQQQQQQQQQQQQQQQQQQQQSTTAQANSAGQTSFSAGMFGNLNQSSSS